Proteins encoded in a region of the Falco rusticolus isolate bFalRus1 chromosome 10, bFalRus1.pri, whole genome shotgun sequence genome:
- the APCDD1L gene encoding protein APCDD1-like isoform X2, which translates to MVRCWWLAGLLVACAAAEPPLRWEPRCRQQLRHLQDGARIAARLPPRLEGRWVSTGCEVRPGPEFLTRSYLFYANRLFKAYQFYYWDPSCRDPSYSLVIKGKLRLRQASWITRGATEADYHLHKVGIVFHSQKAMREVAAWINQTSGEGCSGFLPPGRTWAPGALYELLSAKTERDCTAALGFAMHELSLVRVEKHYQPLLQPQQSGSRLVEELYLGDIHTEWVERLHYRPTGYQQPMQSAVHHVHPCPVCGIIYRADEHHPPILPVRAQLPMQLSGSWVSTHCEVRPAVLFLTRYFIFHGNNHTWEGYYYHYSDPLCKQPTFTIYASGHYTQGIPSSKVRGGTELAFKVTQAQVTPMDQVTVMMLNSSEPGSCGLTSSWSAGVEQDITPTNGCLALGIKLPHTEYELFKTEQDMKDRSLLYIGERPTDGSSPDSPDKRPTSYQAPLVRCAGASEEFSNYVSLKYLGKKDANGSEALKPLPVAFLSFIALLFLR; encoded by the exons ATGGTCCGGTGCTGGTGGCTCGCTGGGCTGCTCGTAG CCTGCGCGGCCGCGGAGCCACCGCTGCGCTGGGAGCCGCGGTGCCGGCAGCAGCTCCGCCACCTGCAGGACGGCGCCAGGATCGCGGCGCGGCTGCCGCCCCGCCTGGAAGGGCGATGGGTCTCCACCGG gtgcGAGGTGCGGCCGGGACCTGAGTTCCTCACCCGATCCTACCTCTTCTACGCCAACCGCCTCTTCAAGGCTTACCAGTTCTACTACTGGGACCCCTCCTGCCGCGACCCCTCCTACTCGCTGGTCATCAAGGGCAAGCTTCGGCTGCGCCAGGCCTCCTGGATCACCCGTGGGGCCACCGAGGCTGACTACCACCTCCACAAAGTCGGCATCGTTTTCCACAGCCAGAAAGCCATGCGGGAGGTGGCCGCCTGGATCAACCAGACGTCGGGCGAGGGCTGCAGCGGGTTCCTGCCCCCAGGGCGCACCTGGGCTCCCGGAGCCCTCTACGAACTGCTGAGTGCCAAGACTGAGCGTGACTGCACTGCCGCCTTGGGCTTCGCCATGCACGAGCTCAGCCTGGTGCGGGTGGAGAAGCATTACCAGCccttgctgcagccacagcagagcGGGAGCCggctggtggaggagctgtACCTGGGGGACATTCACACGGAGTGGGTGGAGAGGCTCCACTACCGACCGACTGGTTATCAGCAACCTATGCAGAGTGCCGTG CATCACGTGCACCCTTGCCCGGTCTGTGGGATTATATACAGAGCTGATGAGCACCACCCACCCATACTACCTGTCAGAGCTCAGCTGCCCATGCAGCTCAGCGGCAGCTGGGTGAGCACCCACTGTGAGGTCCGACCTGCGGTACTTTTCCTTACCAGGTACTTCATATTCCATGGTAACAACCACACCTGGGAAGGTTATTACTATCACTACTCCGACCCACTCTGCAAACAGCCAACTTTCACCATCTACGCATCTGGGCATTACACGCAAGGTATCCCCTCCTCCAAAGTGAGAGGTGGCACAGAGCTGGCTTTTAAAGTCACCCAGGCTCAGGTGACGCCCATGGACCAGGTGACGGTGATGATGCTGAACTCCTCAGAACCTGGAAGCTGTGGGCTGACAAGCTCCTGGAGCGCTGGCGTGGAGCAGGATATAACACCCACAAATGGGTGTCTGGCTTTGGGCATCAAGCTGCCCCACACAGAGTACgaacttttcaaaacagagcaAGACATGAAAGACCGCAGCCTGCTGTACATTGGCGAAAGGCCCACGGACGGATCCAGTCCCGACAGTCCAGACAAGCGACCCACGTCGTATCAGGCACCTCTGGTTCGGTGTGCTGGAGCGTCAGAGGAATTCTCTAACTATGTTAGTCTAAAATACTTGGGAAAAAAGGATGCTAATGGGAGCGAAGCACTAAAACCTTTGCCTGTGGCCTTTTTATCATTTATagcacttctgtttttaagatAG
- the APCDD1L gene encoding protein APCDD1-like isoform X1 produces the protein MKLKLENSKMKESVSLTKSLPLREPVGAFPLERALLGSAARGASGRWRWQRFRARAAGGERRAGAELRLPGPAGTRPPQPLPRRVRRVPRPGPRHRAPRPLRGWLRGARVGVGRAQAPRCPAVLTAPLSPRAACAAAEPPLRWEPRCRQQLRHLQDGARIAARLPPRLEGRWVSTGCEVRPGPEFLTRSYLFYANRLFKAYQFYYWDPSCRDPSYSLVIKGKLRLRQASWITRGATEADYHLHKVGIVFHSQKAMREVAAWINQTSGEGCSGFLPPGRTWAPGALYELLSAKTERDCTAALGFAMHELSLVRVEKHYQPLLQPQQSGSRLVEELYLGDIHTEWVERLHYRPTGYQQPMQSAVHHVHPCPVCGIIYRADEHHPPILPVRAQLPMQLSGSWVSTHCEVRPAVLFLTRYFIFHGNNHTWEGYYYHYSDPLCKQPTFTIYASGHYTQGIPSSKVRGGTELAFKVTQAQVTPMDQVTVMMLNSSEPGSCGLTSSWSAGVEQDITPTNGCLALGIKLPHTEYELFKTEQDMKDRSLLYIGERPTDGSSPDSPDKRPTSYQAPLVRCAGASEEFSNYVSLKYLGKKDANGSEALKPLPVAFLSFIALLFLR, from the exons ATGAAACTCAAGttggaaaacagtaaaatgaaagaatCAGTGTCCTTAACCAAGAGCCTGCCGCTTCGCGAACCCGTTGGGGCTTTCCCTCTCGAGCGGGCCCTTCTCGGGAGCGCGGCCCGAGGAGCTTCTGGGCGCTGGCGCTGGCAGCGGTTCCGTgcccgggcggcgggcggggagcgccGGGCAGGGGCCGAGCTGCGCCTGCCGGGACCCGCCGGTACCCgcccgccccagcccctgccccgccgtGTGCGGCGCGTACCCCGGCCAGGGCCCCGCCACCGAGCCCCGCGGCCGCTGCGGGGGTGGCTGCGGGGGGCgcgggtgggggtggggcgggcgcaggccccgcgctgccccgcggTGCTGACTGCCCCTCTCTCCCCCCGCGCAGCCTGCGCGGCCGCGGAGCCACCGCTGCGCTGGGAGCCGCGGTGCCGGCAGCAGCTCCGCCACCTGCAGGACGGCGCCAGGATCGCGGCGCGGCTGCCGCCCCGCCTGGAAGGGCGATGGGTCTCCACCGG gtgcGAGGTGCGGCCGGGACCTGAGTTCCTCACCCGATCCTACCTCTTCTACGCCAACCGCCTCTTCAAGGCTTACCAGTTCTACTACTGGGACCCCTCCTGCCGCGACCCCTCCTACTCGCTGGTCATCAAGGGCAAGCTTCGGCTGCGCCAGGCCTCCTGGATCACCCGTGGGGCCACCGAGGCTGACTACCACCTCCACAAAGTCGGCATCGTTTTCCACAGCCAGAAAGCCATGCGGGAGGTGGCCGCCTGGATCAACCAGACGTCGGGCGAGGGCTGCAGCGGGTTCCTGCCCCCAGGGCGCACCTGGGCTCCCGGAGCCCTCTACGAACTGCTGAGTGCCAAGACTGAGCGTGACTGCACTGCCGCCTTGGGCTTCGCCATGCACGAGCTCAGCCTGGTGCGGGTGGAGAAGCATTACCAGCccttgctgcagccacagcagagcGGGAGCCggctggtggaggagctgtACCTGGGGGACATTCACACGGAGTGGGTGGAGAGGCTCCACTACCGACCGACTGGTTATCAGCAACCTATGCAGAGTGCCGTG CATCACGTGCACCCTTGCCCGGTCTGTGGGATTATATACAGAGCTGATGAGCACCACCCACCCATACTACCTGTCAGAGCTCAGCTGCCCATGCAGCTCAGCGGCAGCTGGGTGAGCACCCACTGTGAGGTCCGACCTGCGGTACTTTTCCTTACCAGGTACTTCATATTCCATGGTAACAACCACACCTGGGAAGGTTATTACTATCACTACTCCGACCCACTCTGCAAACAGCCAACTTTCACCATCTACGCATCTGGGCATTACACGCAAGGTATCCCCTCCTCCAAAGTGAGAGGTGGCACAGAGCTGGCTTTTAAAGTCACCCAGGCTCAGGTGACGCCCATGGACCAGGTGACGGTGATGATGCTGAACTCCTCAGAACCTGGAAGCTGTGGGCTGACAAGCTCCTGGAGCGCTGGCGTGGAGCAGGATATAACACCCACAAATGGGTGTCTGGCTTTGGGCATCAAGCTGCCCCACACAGAGTACgaacttttcaaaacagagcaAGACATGAAAGACCGCAGCCTGCTGTACATTGGCGAAAGGCCCACGGACGGATCCAGTCCCGACAGTCCAGACAAGCGACCCACGTCGTATCAGGCACCTCTGGTTCGGTGTGCTGGAGCGTCAGAGGAATTCTCTAACTATGTTAGTCTAAAATACTTGGGAAAAAAGGATGCTAATGGGAGCGAAGCACTAAAACCTTTGCCTGTGGCCTTTTTATCATTTATagcacttctgtttttaagatAG